The genomic interval cttTAATTGACTATTTTCCTCTCACTCTAAAGGTTTCTAAGGAATTACAAACAATAGGTCCTTTCAACTGAGAGCGcatagttttttcaacaaatcaACTATGTGTGGTATTTGGGGGGAACGTAGGGAATGTTTAAAAAACGATTAAAAATTTGgcaaatactaaatatttttaatatttctgtacaGGTATCCCACTTTTGTAGGGTTCCGTCTGTGGAGAATGCGGTTTtgccattctctttcttctgattCACTGAAGGTTTTGATAAGAATTGCAGGTTAGAGCTGCTCAGTCGTGTCTACGATTTTGAGGCGCCCTCCGCTCACCGAGTCGGACGGCTCCTCCTCAAGCCACGCCGCGCACTCAGCCGCGAAAGAGCAGCTTCTGGGCGCAAGTCAAACGGCCCCCAGGGGGCCAGTCGTTCTGAGGCGGCACGCGCTTGGGTTGCGGAGGTCAGACCCTCTCAGAGAGATCAAAGTGAGTTTTCTTCCGCGTAGGAGAGGTGGGTGACCTCTTTGCAAACTTCTCACGCATAACTGGCAGGCATAAAGCAGCTGAGGGGAACGGATGACCTTTTCCGACACGACCTTGCGGGTTGCAAAGCTTTTCTGGTGGAGGTCATGGAAAGTTTACAGGTCACCTGGTGGGGGTCACGGAAAGTTTAAAGGTCACCAGATTGCCACTCGGACTGGTTGATGTGCGGCCAAGCCGCGGGGCATCTAAGGACACGTGACATGGCCTGCCTTAGCGACACGGCTCCCTGCCCCGCATCCTACCCAATCAGATCTGCAGATTGGCCGTGACGTCAGGCAAGGCAGCCTTTATAAGCCGGTCCTCGCAGTTGCCTTTGCCTTTCCTTCTGAGCTGTGGGGAAGGCGAGCGACTCCAACATAGCTGAGCCGTGGTCTTCCCGCACTTCGGAGGAGATCGTGGACACTGAGGAGCGCAAAGAAGCCGAGTCCAAGAGCCCAGAGCAGAAGATGCCGAAGCAGAAGACGCCGAAGCAGGAGACACCCGTGCGCCGCCaacaccgccgccgccgcccagcagACAGCTTCGCCAGTTTCGCCTCTTACTTCGGCAGGGTGCTGAAGCGGGTGCACACAGGCCTGAGCCTCTCGCAGGAGGCCGTGAGCGTCATGGATTCGTTCGTTAAGGACATCTTCGAGCGCATCGCCAGCGAGGCCGCGCGCCTGGCCCGCTCCCAAAACCGCGTCACCATCACCTACGAAGACATCCAGACCTCGGTGTGCCTGCTGCTGCCCGGGGAGATTGGCGAGTGCGCCATGTCCGAGGGCACCAAGGCTGTCATCAGGTACACCATGTGCGAATAAGCTGCCTCAGGACCACCTGAGCATCACAAgccaaaggctcttttcagagccacTCACTTGGCACGAAAAGACCAGTAGCACTGAAGAGTCCCATCCACTCTGGTTTGTCAACCTGTGCCACCCTGTCCATCTTTAAAGCGTTTCTTCCCTGAGGGAAACATTATGAACCTTATCAACTCCACTTGAGTGTACGTCTGTAGAGCCATGGGTTCCATGGAAACCCGTGCAACTTTCTTCACCATACTGCACGTCCTCCCTTCCGAAATGGTCGTTTCTATTAGTTATATCTCTAGGTCAGCCTTTTTAGGGATCTTTACTGCCAAAGTTATCTCCCTAACAACTTAATTTGCCTTTTTATGTTGTCATTCTTCCCCGTGGATGTAGCAGTATCATCCGGGATTTTTAATGTGTGAAATAGGGACAGACAAATTACAGTAGCAGATACAAAAATCAAACTTGCCCTTTCACACTCCTTCAACATATTTCAAATCTCAATGCCAttcaatacataaaataataggACCCAAACATACCGTAAAAAGAGATAAAGCAAATTTTCTAGACTCACTGGGTGACTCAAGAGCCATACCTttggaaatttctcttctacctaATTTATAATGATCTGATTCTATTTTTCTGCAGCTAACTTTTCACTTTTGAAGCAAAAGTCTTGATTGAACTGCAATTTTGCACGGATGCTGGGAGTATCTGATGAGACCAGCTGCAACTGCAGTCTCCACTAGCAGCAGCCAGTGAGGGACTCGCACCCCTTGGGGGCACAGCAATTGGCCCAAAGTATGGTGAGGAGACCAGGACCGAATGTTTAAGAGGCTTCCTGTGATACTCAGCCTGCAAATTTAGGGGGAAGGTGGTGTGATACTGTGCCTGGAGTTTTTCCTTCAACTAATTGCTTTTAACCATGGTGATTTAAGTATAGGCCTCCTGATCTGGTAGTGAGACGTGTCTACGTCCTGGCATCAAAATAAGAGGGGGATGTTGGGCATCAAGAGAACGAGATGCCTCCTTCCTCGACCTCACGTGATTTCAGTGTTAATGCCTATGATggtattaatttaatttaatatccattatttttattcttggtgcattgtcttctttttctttcatttctctgtagGTATGTTGCTGAATTTTGAAGTACTCAGTGATTTTccaattcctttccttttaatttaatttctagcTTCCTACATTGGTAGAGGGAGCCCCCACTGTGGGAtttcaatcctttgaaatttACTGTGATTTACATTAGAACTCAGGTTTTCATCATATATTAAAGGGCTCATTTTGCAGCTTGTAATTGCACAAGAAGGAAATGctgaacagcacagggaaatattgccattattttgtagaaattttaaacagaatgtcatctataaaactgtTGAATCTCTATGTTGTGCATCCAAAACTAATATATAATATTCTcacaactatactttaataaatgaattaaaatacttTTCAGTACCCGTTGATTTGGATGAAGGAAACTGTATAGAGCGTGAGTCTGAGGCAAACCATGAGATAAAAGCAAGAGAAACTACTGAAATCCAACTTTTCCTTGAACTCAGGTTTAGTGCTTTCTGTAGGTCAGCATTTATAGAGTTCTGTAAGGTTGAAATTAGCTTTGTATCATTTtcatttcccattttcttctccTCCCACGAGTGCACTATGGAGTGTTTTGTGTGTGATATGCAATAGATAGATGAAGTGAAGGAGCAGATACAGCCATCAACTACCCCTGTTACCTTTTTCAAAGTTTCCCAGTTTAAGCATACATTGAACTATACAAATGGGGACTGGTGTTTAGTACAGAAATTGCTAAACGGAAGTTTTCAGACACATTTCACTTTTCTAAGTCCCGGGTTTTTGAAATTACTTTTCAAGTCCTTTCAGAGGTAGCCAATCGATTCTTCCCAGGCAGAcaaacttttgatattttaaaacacacattttcaTGACTGGCAATTTTATATCGATTGAAGAGTGTCCAGTGAGAGCAGCTCAAGCTCCTGGCTCCGCTGTTCCACACAATGGGGGACTGGCAGCCTGTGAGCCACAGTCATtggctcaaagtgtggtccagtgAGCAGAGCTGAACACATCATAGCCTTTCTATAAAAATCAGCCTAGAGATTAAGGTGGAAGGAACTGTGGTAATTTGCCTGTTCTTTTTGGTTTCTTACTTGGATTGAATCCTGGGGATTGAAGGACATGAATCCAGGCAGATCCTGTGTTCAGCGTTGGCATCAATTTAGAGCAGGATTAGGAGCAACATCAGAAGAAATATGTCCCCTTTGCCCTCCAGTGGTTTGAATGTTCATATTCATGTTGAGatgcatatgttttcttttccattgtttgTTCTTCATGGCCCGTGAAGATTACTTTTCGATTTTTATTGGTATCGTTTTTCTATAAATGTATTGCTGAATTTCAAAGAAGTTGCCGGTTTtctattacttttgtttttaaacagattCCTAGCTTCCAACATCTGTGGAGAGAGAACACACTGTGGCATTTCAGTCCTCTGCAATGTACCACAGCTTGCCCTAAAGCCCAGCATTTCATCATGACAGTTAAGTGTTTATTTGGGCATTTAAAATAAGATGTAGGTATAACCCTTTTGACTAGGATGTAGAAATTTATAAAGGATATTTCTCTCTCAGCCAGATACAGAAACAATAGCTATATGAACTAGgaaattcaaaacatttcttgggCCCATTCTTCAGAGAGACCAAATACAAAGTTTTCTACCTGGAGAGAGCTGAAGCATAAAATAGGGTGCAGGACAGGACACTAGAGAGATTTCACAAAATATTGCAAGCATGAAGGAGGCCAATATTACATCCAGACCTCTTCTTGAGTTCAAAAATAGGGGGATTAAGGTAAATAAGCCCCCTCAGGTGGTTCATTACTTATATTATTCTGGAGTGCTAAAAATTAATATAGAAGGATTTGAGAAAAGGAGCTTGCTGCACAAGTTGTCATTACAATCTACTGCAAAATTTAGTGCTTACATTTTTGCGTAGAAACTGTAAATTGTTgtcaacacaggagaaaatttctgAAGTCAAAACACCTCACAGAACCAAATGCattttaacataaagaaatgtaGACTAGTTAGGGAAGAGCTGACTTCACAAAATCACCTAATTTATATCATGCTAATGGCTGCAGCTTTAAAATCCAAGTGTTTTTCAATATGATGCAGAGATATATCACCAAAGTTATTTTTGCATGCTGGTCCCTTAGTTATGGTACCAggtaaaaataattctaagaaatCGAACACACTGACACCTTGTTATCTTGCTTGGGGGGACAGATGCGTTTGTAAACTCGGAAATGAAATAAGAGCATTAGTGAAACGCGGTATAAATGCTGCATAATGGGTCTGGAGAGTGAAGACTGAAGGTGCAAGGTTGAGTGGCACCTATCAAATcgagaaagtaaaggaaaaatggaattttgtgtatgtgtgtgaagatggGGATGGGGAACGCGGGATCGTGATTAttcccttcagtgggtgaatCGGAAAGCAGGGCACCCAGAGCACAGTCGCGATCTAACGCTGTTGTTTATGCAAAGGTGAACTTGAGCGAAAGGAATCGCAGCTTAATCAACAAATTATAAAGATCAACGCATGGATTACAGTATTGATAGGACCGATATATGCCATTCGAACTCTTTTCTCCATTACCCACATTATGGAATTCGCTTATGGCTTGGATCCGATCACAGCAAACGAATAACTAAATCAAAAAGTTCAAGGAGAAAATTCTGTCACAGACGCGAATGTACCCGGAAGAAACTTAACTTTCTAACGGAAGGTACTACGCAGACTTGTTCAGGACGCCTCCTGCAACTCTTTCCCAGGCTTTACTCTTCTGCTATTGAAACCGCAAACCTTCGTGATATGAGGCTCGGCTGATGCGAGGTCCAATCAGAGAAGCTGAAACACCACTCGGCTCGGAGTCAGCCAATGAGAGACCGGCACCGGAGAGCCACAGCCATTGGTCCGATGTGCAAGCCGCTTTCCTGGGCTGAACAAGCAAGTGCCTTGCTGGGATACTCAGCCTTGAGCGGGTATCAGGTACGATTATTTGGctgctctttgtttctttgcttgatTGACTGTATGATTCTCATGGGAATCACTTAAGACTGTTCTCTTTGCTGCCTACAAAATATACACTTTGCTGATGTGCAAAATGCCAGAGCTTGGCTTTTTCGAACAAAATGAAACTAAGGTCTCCTGCATCCGGAGGCTGGAGGtccaaatcaaggtgtcagcttgTTTGTTGCCTTCAGCCTCATGTGAAGAAAGcacctgttccaggcctctctccttggcttgtagagatGGCAGAGACCTCCCTGTACCGGTTCCCATTTTCCCGCCTCCGTGCGAGTCTCGGTGTCCCCATTGCCCCTCTATATATGGGCACAAGTCATTTTGCATTAGGGCCCATGTAATGCGTATATGTTCCCTTGATTCCGCCAATAAAGATCCTATCTCCATAGCAGATCGTGTATGAGGTAGTAAGGTTTAGGACTTCAGCGTGTGAGTTTTAGGGGAAAAGAATGCAACCCGCAGGAGATACGAATTTTGAGTGAGCAGATCTCCTGATTCTTCCAGTAGAAGAGGACACTGATTCCTCTCACACTTAAATGCTGGTGTCATGTTTACCAGGAGGAGTAGTTCCAGGTTTAAAGTCTTGCAACACATACAAGCATCGACTATGGACGGGAAGTCTTACTTGAAGAGATTTTCGGATTCATCAAAGCCTCCAATTCCCTGAGCAATCCAGAAAGCTTTGAGTTTTTTAAATCGTGtaccatgttttagctattgctGCCTGGTAAACCACCTCAAAACGTAGTGGATTAAAGCAGCATGTATTACTTATCATGTATCTCTGTGCCATCTGAATGCTCCTCCTGATCTTCACGGTGTTTGTGTGACTTTTCACGtagccttcctctctttcttcatggCCCCTGGTACGGTTCATATCACACCACTTCAAAATAAACAGTTTACAggcctcttctctgtgtgtcaATACCGATGTTGGATCATAAGCCATGCTTTTGcatactcacaaagaaaaaagggagaggacacTGGTGACCACTCATGGGAAAATAAGGTGACCCTTCTCATGCAATTTACCTCAGTTACTTGAACCgtgaataattttattcatttttttaacaaaattcctGAGTTTCCATCTTTGTGAAGAGACAAGATACTCTTTCATTGTTCCCTATGAATGCACTATTTTTGCTGCAAACgccaatatttattcagttttatttcctcttccttttatagtttttaaagcaGGTGTAAATGTCCCTATTGATCAGGCTGGAGAGCCCTGAAAAGGATGTGACTCTCAGCCAAACAATGAGACAAAATATGGACAAACTACAGAAATCAAACCTTTTCTTCAGGACCTGAGAGGAGGGACAGCACCATCTAGGAGAGACAAAAGACAAAGCCTATTTAAACATTTCCAGAACCCAGAGgctcaggaaaaaagagagagcaagcaAGGAAGGATAtgacagagaaatgaaatactCTGATTGCTGTGCCTCTGGAGGTGGGAGGCAAATTGCCTGATTGAGGAGGCCTGGAAATCTCTTCCTGTTTCCCCAACCAATGTAGGAGAACTCTGATGGGCCATTACCCCTGAAGAACTGTCTTTGGGATCCTTCGACTAAGAGTTTGGAAGAAATGAACCTTTGAATGgaatagtaattatttttattcttgaagGTCAGAAACATCTCATGAAAATATTTGGCAAAAGGAATTTGATTCCCAAAGAGACTAGGAAAAACTACCACCCAATCACctgcaagtaactcagtttgTGTGGTGACTTGGGAACTAAAGTTTGGATGAGAAGAGCTCTTGGTAAAGCTCTGGGCGTTTTCAAAGACAGCATTATGGGCCAGTTTGAAAACACAGCACTTTGAGTAAGTCGTTTATTTTCTATCATACTCAGTGTTGCAACTTCAAATTGACAGTGTTTGCACGTGTGACATAgaaagtctttctcaaactcgTTCCTGCTAACTGGTCTCATACACACTGACTTCTGTGAGAAGTCATTTCAGGAAACTTACAACGCTAAGATATCTTTAATTGTGCTTGGAGGTTGTGCATCTGTAAATTCAGAAATCAAACAGGAGCAGTATTAAACAATGTTCAAGATGCACCGTGACTGGGTTGTGAAGACTGGGAGCTCAAGGGCGACTGACGCCCTGGGAATCTAAGGAAGACAGGAACGACGGGGTCTGATGTTGAAGAGGGTGAGGCCAAATAAGTACATGTGCTTACTCACTTCAGAAAGTGATTAAGGGGAAAGGGCACCTAGTGAGCAGTCATGATCTAACAGTGTGCTTTACTGTAGTGTCAAACTAGGGGAAAGGGCTTATGGCTTAAATAGCAAATGATAATCATCAACTCAGAGAGAATAGAAGCAGTAGGACAAAGGTACCCCATTCAAGCTTCTTCAACATTACTCGTGTCGTGGAAATCATTTGCAGACATAAGCGAGGACCCAAACACAGTACTGAAATCATTAAACCGAACTCTTCAGGAAACAGTAGCTATCCAAGGTGGGGGGAACTGAAGGTACTAGTCTGACTGGGTCAGATTTAtcctttggtttgtttttccctcAAGAGCACGGTCTCTTGTGTTTGAACATGGAAAGCTTCAGGACTTGCAACTCGGCATCGTGGGGACGCTGGATGCGTCCAACCAGAGCAGCCCAAGCGTCAATCTGGACCGGCTCAGCCAAAGAAAACCCTGCTACCCCTGAGGCACGGCCATTGACTGAAAGTGTCAACAGTTGTCCTGGGCTGAATCAAAAGgaatctttattctatgttcagCCTGGGAGATTGTGGGGTGGGTTAGGGATGGGATACCTTGCCCTTCAAGATTATTAAAACAATTTCCTTGATTTTTAGTGGGATGTACACCAGAGCTTTGACTGGTAGCATTCtttgatgtttaaaaacatttttatggggAGAAAACAAATCCAAATTTCAATTCCATTTGAAGGTATGATTTTAGTGCAATTTCTTCCAGGATATATGAATTTTGCTTAACTACACTGCATTTCATCACGTTCCTAAACTGTTGTATCTGTTAGTTCTTTCCTTAGGTCAACCTTTAAGGGGGTGTTTttgttacagaaacctgaatcccaTCCAGAGACCAAGcgacactcggagggttggagaactctgGTTTATTATTACGCTGGCGGACCCAGAGGGGTTAACACTCCCAGCTCTGGACcacgtctgtaggtttacacaggcttttatatgGTTTTTGGTTTCGATTAAACTCatgccatatgcaaatgaggtgttagaaatggaccaaccaGGAGTGGGCTTTTGGGAACCAAAGggattttaggggtaagtttcatttACCTAGAGCAAGCAGTTTTATAGAAGCGCAAACGTGGTAaggcaatggccctgcctgggaggtcttgcaggcccctttgtgggttttgcccctttattttcttttgctggtACCTTTTACACTCTGATTCCCTCACGAGGGTACAGTGGCTTTTTCCACAAGCCCTTCTTTCTCAGATGGTCACACAGTGCAGAAGCACGTATATGAATCCCTCTGCATTCTGTTGGGCCGTGTATTAAGGAGATTTTCAAACGCCTAAAATAATGTCAATCTACTCTCCACTtttcagaaaagttatttttcatttcattttgtagtCTATGTTAACATGATGTAATgagtttttattgtatttttaaacgattttttaaaaataatgaatcaacatTTCAGTTGTAATGTTTTGTAGAACAAATATTGGCAGATATAATGCACGTAAAAGATCTTTGGGTCCTAACATATGGTGAAAAAGATAGAACCCGAATataggtatgttcatgtatgactgaagtattatgctgcacaccagaaattgacacaacattgtaaactgactatacttcactaaatatatagacacagatatatatataactatatatacacacacaaaaaaagatctTGGGGTCCCTATTAATTTTTAGATGTGTAAAGTTGTCTTGAGGCCAAAAAGGGTTCTAGATTTTTAGTGATTTGTGGTGCCAGTAGAGAAATTGAGAATAGCCTCCTTTTCAGTGGTTTTAAGCTTTTTCAAACTCACTATCTAATATTCAGCAAGACTTGGAAATCATAGTGTCGATAGGAAGCTTTCCCATCATCTTCCTCACTCTAATCAGAATGACAGTAGCATTGCATCAACAAACACGATCTTGAGCTTTCATTTGTGGCCTCTGTGTTCCCAATAACATCTTTGATTTCTGAGCATTTTAGGCAACATGACATATATCAAATATTCACTTAAGCCATCTTAGCAACTTTCGAAattaacatgatttttaatgtttcGTTTGCTCATATAAGTCACAGTAATAGATTTTCCACTATTAGATCACGCTAGAATTCTGGGAAGGAAATCCCTTCCTCCCGGGTAGGTTTCCTTGGCCATTATTTAGGTCCTTTCCTATGTAGACTCATGAGCACAATCACCAGTATGATAGAGCTCTGATTTATCGTGACGTCTGCTTCCTTGGTCCCTTGCTTCCTTCAACTGTCCCCTAAGCCATACTGTGTCTTGGGAGCGTCACTTTCCCAGAAGCAGCCCAGGCCCAGCACTTAGCTGGGCCCTGCACTGTGGTTTAAGGCAAAACAGGGGCTAGGGGAGTGGGCTTGACCTAATAAGTAACCTTTCTTTCAGCTGTTCCTATCTGAGTCTCCAACGCTCTGTACTCCTCAGATTTGAGGCACAGCTGTGCTGTGAAGGCAGCTGTGCTCAACCCCACTTGCTCCCAAC from Vicugna pacos chromosome X, VicPac4, whole genome shotgun sequence carries:
- the LOC140691812 gene encoding histone H2B type W-T-like, encoding MSLELLSRVYDFEAPSAHRVGRLLLKPRRALSRERAASGRKSNGPQGASRSEAARAWVAEVRPSQRDQTVGKASDSNIAEPWSSRTSEEIVDTEERKEAESKSPEQKMPKQKTPKQETPVRRQHRRRRPADSFASFASYFGRVLKRVHTGLSLSQEAVSVMDSFVKDIFERIASEAARLARSQNRVTITYEDIQTSVCLLLPGEIGECAMSEGTKAVIS